Proteins co-encoded in one Bacillus sp. FSL H8-0547 genomic window:
- a CDS encoding DUF4097 domain-containing protein → MKDQKKRILELVEQGKLSASEALTLIEGLESEYAQKETASMADHTGFGGPFVEKEKAAPSSALSSKLALFIDTAVKKVKELDIDSAVKKVKEMDLDLNFGQSVSVQHVYHYENADIRDLDIQILNGSVTLQSWPQQDVRAECDIKVYRAENAEQAKEIFIQNTNCSLDDGAFRFYTEKKTVKVSMTLYLPEQQYELVKIKLFSGPIRGENLKIKDFRTKTANGLISVYSFKGEKLEAETANGQIRLAGIEAAHTEAETIHGMIQFEGKSERLDVQSFNGNMVLKLEEQTCRTLYAKTATGNVEVLVPVQTAINGELKSNLGSVSADLPDLEVLYEKNDSMQKELRVKSAAQEGPVMNLIADSKTGSITLKER, encoded by the coding sequence GTGAAGGATCAGAAGAAACGCATCTTGGAATTGGTTGAGCAGGGTAAGCTTTCAGCAAGCGAAGCGTTAACACTCATTGAAGGTCTTGAATCAGAATATGCCCAAAAAGAGACGGCATCTATGGCCGATCATACTGGTTTTGGCGGGCCGTTTGTTGAAAAAGAAAAAGCTGCGCCGTCCTCTGCCCTGTCGTCAAAACTTGCCTTGTTTATTGATACAGCTGTGAAAAAAGTCAAAGAACTCGATATTGATTCCGCCGTTAAAAAGGTGAAGGAGATGGATCTTGATTTGAACTTTGGCCAATCGGTCAGTGTCCAGCATGTGTATCACTACGAAAATGCGGATATCCGCGATTTGGACATTCAGATTTTAAACGGAAGTGTCACGCTGCAGTCATGGCCGCAGCAGGACGTCCGGGCAGAATGTGATATCAAAGTATACAGAGCTGAAAACGCCGAACAGGCGAAGGAGATATTTATCCAAAATACGAACTGCAGCCTTGATGATGGCGCATTCCGTTTTTATACAGAAAAGAAAACCGTTAAAGTCAGCATGACTCTTTATTTACCGGAACAGCAATATGAGCTTGTAAAAATTAAACTGTTTAGCGGTCCCATACGCGGGGAAAATTTAAAGATAAAGGATTTTCGCACAAAAACAGCCAACGGCCTCATCTCCGTTTATTCATTTAAGGGAGAAAAGCTTGAAGCCGAAACGGCAAACGGCCAGATCAGACTTGCCGGAATTGAAGCTGCTCATACAGAAGCAGAAACCATCCACGGCATGATTCAATTTGAAGGGAAATCTGAAAGACTTGATGTCCAGAGCTTTAACGGCAACATGGTGCTGAAGCTTGAAGAGCAAACATGCCGCACTCTTTATGCCAAAACTGCAACTGGGAACGTGGAAGTTCTTGTTCCCGTACAGACAGCCATTAACGGCGAACTGAAATCAAATCTTGGATCCGTTTCTGCTGATCTGCCGGATCTTGAAGTACTCTATGAAAAGAATGACTCCATGCAGAAAGAACTGCGTGTTAAATCAGCTGCACAGGAAGGTCCGGTTATGAATCTGATTGCAGATTCAAAAACAGGTTCTATTACGCTGAAAGAGAGGTAA
- a CDS encoding PspC domain-containing protein, with translation MKKKLYRSQSKKIISGVLGGLSDYVGIDANLLRILFVILLLTTAFFPFGLIYVAMVFLVPNEGDVR, from the coding sequence ATGAAGAAGAAATTGTACAGATCGCAATCGAAGAAAATAATTAGCGGGGTGCTTGGCGGACTTTCTGATTACGTCGGCATTGATGCGAATCTTTTGCGGATTTTATTTGTGATTCTCCTGCTTACAACAGCTTTCTTCCCGTTTGGCCTTATCTATGTAGCGATGGTCTTCCTTGTGCCGAATGAAGGAGATGTCAGATAG